In Halichondria panicea chromosome 5, odHalPani1.1, whole genome shotgun sequence, the genomic stretch CACCACGACAGCCACCCCCACCTCAACCACCGCTCAACTCTCAAcagccaccaccaccactcaACTCTCAATAGCCACCCCCACCCACCTCCACCTCCACCTCACCTCCACCTCCACCTCTGCTCAACAACCTCCaggtaattataataacaatgttTAATTCAGTTGAGCGCATCTGTTGAGCGCATCTGTTGAGCGCATAATAAATAGTTATTTTAAAAACAGACTGTATCTCTAAAACAAAGGTACACAGTTAATTTTACTAATTCAACGCTACACAATTCAAcgctacacacccacacacaaacacatgtgTGAcatatacccacacacacgtaatACGTAttgcgcacgcacgcacacacaccacacaatgcacacacacacacacacacacacacacacacacacactgatttgCCTTTACCTTTACACAGGGGTGAATCCAAGACATTCCAGAAGTGACGGGCATCTCCTGGAAGGACAACAAAGTCGTCAATGTCCTCTCTACAAACACCCAGCCCGCAGCTACCAGTTCTGTTCTGCGACGACAGAAGGATGGAACCCGCATCTCAATAATGGCATACAACCAGCTTACaaccagcataattatgggcgGAGCAGCTGCCAAACAAAAAGCAGAAAGTTTTACAAATACGTTTTTATGTTTTTGTTCGACGTGGCTAAcgcctatatacatgcaaacgCTACTAAAGAACATCAAGGAGTTCCGCCTTCAATTGGCGTAGTCGGCGTCGAGCAGGTCGTACTGGTGGCCATGTCCATCGAAATGACGTCGAGGAAGATGTTCCCATATTTGTTGTAGCGAAAGGGACGGTACTGCGAGGAGCCACAATGGTAACCCACAGCAGGACTGTTTTTATCTGTGGCACAAAAACAAAGAACAATGATCTGAAGAACAGTAATCtgtgtacctataattattatgatctaTTATTTCTACTTGAAAAAACAACTTGCTATCACTATTGCTATCACTCATGTTCACAATAAGAACAAGAGAAGCCTATAGTAGTACAGGTTGGCTTACCTTGCTTGCTTGCTTCCACTGTTACTTGCTTCCACTGTTACTTAGTTCCTCAGATCCAGTGACACCCAGTACCTTGTTGTGTAGCTCTCAGCACTACAGCTATGTACTATATACCTACTACAATACTGTATGAAGCTTCTAGCGAATCTAAACAGGCATGTATCAAATACGCAATTATACGCAACTACTACTTACCGCTTGACAGTAGCAGATGACAGCCAAACCTTCCAGATAGTAGGCATCATCCTGTAGATAATTTGCACACTCAAAAGTCGAAGGGCTTTCGAGTTATAACCTTACTGCCACTCAACTGCTTCTTGTTTTAACTTTCACACACGTGGCCATCTGGTGGCCATCTGGTGATCAGCCACACCTAGTACCTAGTGCACTTACACACAAAAAAAGTTAAGCAAGGCCTCTCAGCACTACAAACTCAGCAGCTACGTCCTATATACCTAGCACAATAAATATTAGAGCTTCTAGCGAATCTTGTATCAAAGTAGAACCAAGTACTTGATTGAAACAGATCACTGCCAAACCTTCGAGATAGTAAGTGATTCAGGAATCATCCTGTAGATAGTCTTTCTTCCTTGCACAATCAAAACTTCAAGCGCTTTCGAGTTACGCACTGTTTTCTACGGACTAATAAATTTTGTGCATTTTTTGAAAATTGATATGGCTGCAACGTCAACGGTTAATGCTATTTCATATCGTGTTGCTATTAGCAAATAATAGCTTTTTCATACTGTGTTGCTAATAAGCACGCTATTATGGCGCAATATtagagtatatacgtattttTATctagggggtactctttttgtcaactggtatagaaaataaacattcaggggtacactttttGTCAACTGGGTATGGAAAATATATATTCAGGGGTCTTTTTGTCAACTGGTATAAAAACTGAATATATACACTTATCAGTTTAGGTCCAAAAAATAATTGTTTAGCTACTAAACTAACTACTCTTCTATATAATTTTAAATGTACATGAACTGGaaagagtaccctcaaataaaaagagtacccccaaataaaaagagtacccccaaataAATCCTAAGGTTAAAGTACTCCTAAGGTTAAAGTACACGTACTTTAACCTCGCTTGTATTTCTATTTAAAGCGCAGGCTTAGAGTTTGAGTGTATCCCTACTTACTGTACCAGTACAGCTCGCCAGtatagtacagtgcagtacagcATGTCTTCATGGTTATTAGAGTCCCTTAGAACACTTATCGACGATCTGAATACTGGGAACTCTGGTGTAACTACGCTGGAAGCTGCTGATAGTTACAAGAGGAGGATAGAGTTGATGTATAGAGAATTGTTGGCTACAGAGATTGTTGATGGATCTTTGAGTCAAACAGAAACGGAAGCCCTGGGCTATGTAGCACAAGCTTATAAGGAAATGAGCAATTTGGTGGATATGCTGGTGGCACGACCAGTTGCGAGCAGATTTTGTACACCTACCTTAGCTTCTGGAGAAGTGGGAAGGCCTTCATTTCAGATTCCCTGTGATCAGCTCAGATACCTTATTGATCACCGTTTCTCTGTACCTCAAATTTCCCAGCTATTAGGTGTGTCAATTCGTACCGTTCGACGTAGAATGTCTGAGAACAATATGTCCATTCGATCAACTTATTCACAGCTCAGTGATAATCAACTGGAAGAGGTCATAGCTGACATCCAGCGCCTATTTCCTAACTGTGGAAATCGACAAATGTATGGCCATCTCATTTCTCGTGGTATTCGGGTTCAATATCACCGGGTACAAGAGGCACAGTCTCGAGTTGACCCAGAAGGTAGTGTGTTAAGGAGGCTCCAGATTATCAGGAGGCGATGTTACTCCGTACCTGGTCCTCAACACCTATGGCATATTGACGGACACCACAAGCTGATCCGGTAAGTTAATAGTAGAGGTGTAAAGGTGTAATTACTCGTCAGTTTGGCCTGACATGACATTTCAATCTGCCCTATATAAAAATGGTATTTACATTTTGGTCTCAGGTGGAAGCTAGTAACCCATGGTGGGATAGATGGTTACAGTCGTTTGATAGTGTTCTTAAAGTGTTCCAGTAACAACAGAGCCGACACTGTTATGCAAGCTTTTTCCGAAGCTGTCCGCTATTATGGCAATCCAAGTCGTGTGAGGGCTGACCGAGGTGGGGAAAATGTTGTTGTTAGTGACTATATGATTGCCCTACGTATCTGGAAGAGGCAGCTTTATTGGTGGCCGAAGCGTGCATAATCAACGCATTGAAAGGCTTTGGCGTGATGTGTTCAGCTCATGTATTATTGTGTACTACTCTCTTTTTTGTTACATGGAAGATGTTGGTATATTAAACATAGATGATCCACTACACCTGTTTTCACTGCACTATGTGTATGTGCCTCGCATCAATGAAAGCCTAAAACAGTTCGAAAGTGCATGGAATAATCACCCATTGTCATCAGTGCGTAATCTGAGCCCAAATCAACTTTGGTTGACTGGCACGCATCCAGATTTCTGTGATGATGAGGTAAGCTTACACTGTAATGTAAATGATTTACACTCCTACACTCCGTCACGTTGTTTAGGTATCATCACTCGATCAGTTTGGGTTGGATTGGAATGGGCCACTCACTTCTGACAATGATGGTGTTGTATGCGTGGATCCACCAGACGTACCTCTTACCAGTGACGATTATGAACAGCTGTGTATACAAATTGATCCTGTTCAGCTAAGTTCTGAGTATGGGTTAGATGTGTATGCAAGAACAATTCAATATGTGTACAGCCATATTAGTTAGAGATAGATATTAATTTGTTGTGTGACTTTGTGTGTATGAAACtgacaataatttattatgattattacaCTTATAACCGAGTGGGGGTGAGCTTCCATAACCATTAATTGACATCCTCTTTAATTTTATGAtaattgcacataattatattcagttAACGGCCGGTTAATGAGAAATGAGTGTGATGTGAACACTAGCAGTTGAGCAGTTGAGCAAAGTAGTGAGTAACGGGTTGGTTAAATGAGTCAAAAAATGAAAAGTCACTGTTCAGTTCAAAGGATGCCAAGGCCATCGTTTCCTTTTAGGGAGAGTACAAAACACTGCTTGAACTGTTCATAATTGTCATGCTTGAAGGGAATCCTTATACAAAGGTCACATGTGCTGGCTGTTGCCAGCTGTCCTTCAATGAAAGTCAGCACAGGTCGTGTGGGGAATCCAAGAGGAGGCTCTTTTGACGCTCCTGTAAAGAAAATGAGAATGTCTTCGACAGTTACCACCTCTCCATTTTCTGTAATAACGTCTCGATCTGCAATTAAGGGAAAAAAGATTGCCGCCGTAACCTACGTTGCCGCCGTAACCTACAACCTTTGAACAATATCCACTTAATTAAATGTGTATTGTTGAATGTATAAGTCACTTATAAGTCACTTACaaaaataaattaattataattaccttCACATTCCTCAATGAAGTCTAGTAGAAACATGTACGTAGCCTCTTCTTTACCCCTTCGAGGATTGGTTTCAGAAGAAAAGTTGGCCTTCAGAAGTGACTTAAAATACACTACAATTAAAGGAGAAAACAGAAATTAAGCAATGTACACTTAAattatgtatgtgtacaaGGCAATtaatgatgtgtacacggGTGTACAATTACACCCCGCTACagatatctatataattaaatACACTATTATATTTATATACCTTTGTTGAGAACAGTAGCCTCAGCAACAAACAGAGGTTTCATCAAAAAAGAGTACTTTATTATTGTTTCCAGAACACTCTGGTTTTGTAAACCCTCAAACAGCTGATCCATTTCTGCCTTCGTCTTAATGAGAGTGTGATAGTCCCGTAAGGTTTTCTTCAAGTGGTCTTTATCGTTAACAGTCAGCAAACATAATGCCTTACGGAATCCAGTTTCACACACAAGGGAATCGTTAGCCTTGTCTGGATTGTCGTCATCAAATAGAAATGTAAGGTCTTCGTCTTTGTCTGCTTTCTCAGCTTGTACTTTACTTACTATAAATATACAACCTTACCTGCTCTAGCAAAACCTGAACTTCTGAATCTGCAACTTCCTTGTCATTAACCACTTGTCCAATATACTGACCGGTAGCAATATAATTGTAGACGGAAGGGTGCAGTACTGGTAAGCCCGAACCACCTTGCACAATACACATGGCAATCAACATTCCAATAGCTTTAAAGTCACCCCGCTATAAAAAAAGACAACATAAACATAAAATTGTATGACTAACATAGTGGACACATGACACCCGCCTCGATTTAACTATAATCATAGGCACAGTGCTACGAGGACTAACCTGCAGAGCTGGTAGGTACATTCTTGTCTAGGAAACATTCACCGCTATCATTGGACACACAGTAACACAGTAAGAAGAAGAAACACCACTGGCAAACAGACGCCAGAATTCTCTAGAAGGACCACCGGTATCAACACCCTCTTCACCAACAAAGTGAACCTGTGAAAGTATTATAGAAATGTTAATGTTCAACACCAACCCAAGTATCTACACTATATACTTGTACTGCAACAACATACCCGAAGTAGGTTAGTAGAATTGAATCGCTTCTTTTCAGCTGCTCTCACACCATCAACAACCACATGACTCCTCCTTACATCTAAGCTACAACGAGGGGTCATATCCCACTCCTCATCAGTACTCGGAAGCTTGATACCATTTTTTTGCTGCAACATCACCACTACATCCTGCAGTGTGTCAACTTCCTCCACGCTACACACAATAATTTGCCAAAAAATCACGTCTAACACATACCCTTCTACAGCATCTTGAAGGCTTCTCGAAATTGCTTCTGACACATCACTTTCAAACAAATCAACACTTGTGTAGCAGTTGAGATAGC encodes the following:
- the LOC135336251 gene encoding uncharacterized protein LOC135336251, which encodes MSSWLLESLRTLIDDLNTGNSGVTTLEAADSYKRRIELMYRELLATEIVDGSLSQTETEALGYVAQAYKEMSNLVDMLVARPVASRFCTPTLASGEVGRPSFQIPCDQLRYLIDHRFSVPQISQLLGVSIRTVRRRMSENNMSIRSTYSQLSDNQLEEVIADIQRLFPNCGNRQMYGHLISRGIRVQYHRVQEAQSRVDPEGSVLRRLQIIRRRCYSVPGPQHLWHIDGHHKLIRWKLVTHGGIDGYSRLIVFLKCSSNNRADTVMQAFSEAVRYYGNPSRVRADRDDPLHLFSLHYVYVPRINESLKQFESAWNNHPLSSVRNLSPNQLWLTGTHPDFCDDEVSSLDQFGLDWNGPLTSDNDGVVCVDPPDVPLTSDDYEQLCIQIDPVQLSSEYGLDVYARTIQYVYSHIS